A single region of the Triticum dicoccoides isolate Atlit2015 ecotype Zavitan chromosome 2B, WEW_v2.0, whole genome shotgun sequence genome encodes:
- the LOC119363963 gene encoding proline-rich receptor-like protein kinase PERK2 produces MASTPPPVIGKAGNLTVFITPPATPPPVDTPTSRSAESPGSEFSTPNSTPRSVASPASPPPEHIATSPPPAKMVSPPPPVKTVSPPLPPAKLFQASPVQVPPPQFEKAEARTDGSAFGFFWDAVLRVQEAHASLDEYISNWFGLDQSKYQWALNDYYESTGKEMDSGKAAKTTELSGKMQKV; encoded by the exons ATGGCGTCCACACCGCCGCCGGTAATCGGCAAGGCGGGAAACCTCACTGTCTTCATCACGCCCCCGGCCACGCCGCCGCCAGTGGATACCCCGACCTCTCGTTCGGCCGAGTCGCCAGGATCTGAGTTTTCCACCCCCAATTCCACTCCCCGTTCGGTGGCGTCTCCTGCGTCCCCGCCGCCAGAGCATATAGCCACATCGCCTCCGCCGGCCAAGATGGTCTCGCCGCCTCCGCCGGTCAAGACGGTCTCCCCGCCACTGCCGCCAGCCAAGCTGTTCCAGGCCTCGCCAGTGCAGGTGCCTCCGCCGCAGTTCGAGAAGGCAGAGGCTAGGACGGATGGATCGGCGTTCGGCTTCTTCTGGGACGCGGTTTTGCGCGTGCAAGAAG CGCACGCAAGCTTGGATGAGTACATTTCGAATTGGTTCGGGCTGGATCAATCCAAGTACCAGTGGGCGCTCAACGACTATTACGAGAGCACCGGAAAG GAGATGGATTCGGGCAAGGCTGCCAAGACAACGGAGCTTAGTGGTAAGATGCAGAAAGTGTAG